A single region of the Cherax quadricarinatus isolate ZL_2023a unplaced genomic scaffold, ASM3850222v1 Contig2884, whole genome shotgun sequence genome encodes:
- the LOC138851936 gene encoding uncharacterized protein, protein MTKTRSGHAVTPDSAGASNGASARVSTRQGIEAPATVGQLVAQASTTSGPAHRPYLTLIFDGRANSLEPWLQSVEATVQALFDSPTDTQYIRAAVAAVDLTQGDIGAFVQLKRVCKIQSWGELKEEFRRYFRRSRQRHYIDIVTSVLAECQYRHESPLACVCRFEQAATDFTDAVNSTKWADGDGRMAIKDIIPMLAVGIMRRDSAPNLWAAIDALGLGPQHDVLGAYDAIDSLKPPSEQGKVCRFADDPLPILAAPSAVTPRSQPEVTFAAAVRQPTHKGSNPSPTNTRLSKNSDHSNNSRSYTKRQSSTSWTRAKRRQQTPPPTSPAKRVVTCFNCGKRGHYRSECYKLKSPQSNRHRPHAQSREGICVYHNTSSHTSHQCNKLRSMLTAEWSKQSSRNAHACRSPSTSSGEEARPQNQRKT, encoded by the exons atgactaagacacgcagtggccatgccgttaccccagattctgctggtgccagcaatggtgcctcagccagagtgagcacgcggcagggcatcgaagccccagcgacagttggtcaacttgtggctcaagcctcgaccaccagtgggccggctcatcgtccatacctgacccttatttttgacggtcgtgcaaatagtttagagccatggctgcagtcagtcgaggcgactgttcaggctctatttgatagcccaacagatacacagtacattcgtgctgctgttgcagcagtggatctcacccagggtgatataggtgcctttgtgcagctcaagcgcgtttgtaagattcagtcttggggtgaacttaaggaggaatttaggcgttattttcggcgtagtcgccaacgccattacattgacatcgttaccagcgtcttggccgaatgtcaataccggcacgaaagccccctggcttgcgtttgccgtttcgagcaagccgccacggactttactgatgccgtcaactccactaagtgggcggatggtgatggccgtatggctattaaagacatcatccccatgctggctgtcggcatcatgcggagggattccgcccctaacctctgggctgccattgatgcgctaggactcggccctcagcacgacgtcctgggtgcatatgacgccatcgactcgctcaagccgccttccgagcaaggcaaggtttgccgctttgcggatgatcccctacccatccttgcagcgccgtccgcagtgaccccgcggtcgcagccggaagtcacttttgctgctgctgtcagacagccaacccacaaaggttctaaccccagtcccactaatacgcgcctaagtaaaaatagcgaccacagtaacaacagtcggtcttatacaaaaaggcagtcatcgacttcctggaccagggcgaaacgtcgccagcagacaccacccccaacctcacccgctaagcgtgtagtgacttgtttcaactgtggcaaacgagggcactaccgatctgagtgttacaaacttaagtccccgcaaa gtaaccgtcaccgtccccatgcccagTCTCGCGAGGGAATCTGTGTTTATCACaacacttccagtcatacctcccatcagtgtaacaagctgcgaagtatgctgacagctgagtggagcaagcagtcgtcgcgcaatgcacatgcttgtagaagcccttccactagttcgggggaagaggcgcgtccgcaaaaccaacgaaagacgtag